GATTCTGAAGGAGCTATGAGTGAGGGGATGGAGGAAGGGATCTCTGTGGAGAGCTATGGAGTGGGATTGGAGGGAGGGATANNNNNNNNNNNNNNNNNNNNNNNNNtcctcagagatccctcctccatcctcactcatagctcctcagagatccctcctcagagatccctcctcatAGATCCCTCCATCCTCACTCATAGCTCCTCANNNNNNNNNNctcagagatccctcctccatcctcgctcatagctccacAAAGATCCCTCCTCTATCCTcactcattggtccacagagaTGAGTTCAGATGAAGAACTGAGTTTAGGCAAAATATATATacgtatgtatatactgtacgttatatatgtatatactgtatatatatacgttTTCTTTTGATGTATGTTCGTTCCTCTGTCTCACCTCGGTCGGCCTGCAGGTCGACTCCAGATGCAGCCAGTTCTCCCGGGGGCCCGGTGGGTGAGGGGGGCCCCCCGGCTCCGGCCCCGAATCTCACCAGCAACAGACGACTGCAGCAGACACAAGCACAAGTGGACGAGGTGAGGAAACCGCTCAAAGACAACAACTGTCCATCTTAAAAATATAATCCGGCTATTATAAATGTGCAGGTCAGCCTAATTTAACTAACTTTACgccatatttgctgaaactgaccctatgttccTGTAGAACGCAAAAAGAAATGAGTCCCGTCTCTGTTGGCTCACTGTTTTGTCCATTTTAAGAGTTTTATTGGTGAaaactagcctggctccgcTGGTTAAAGGGCTggtgtaccagagtctggtaggaccgggctaatggaccagagtctagtctggtaggaccaggctggtGTACCAGAGTNNNNNNNNNNcgggctaatggaccagagtctggtaggaccgggctaatggaccagagtctagtCTGGTAGGatcgggctaatggaccagagtctagtctggtaggaccaggctggtgtaccagagtctggtNNNNNNNNNNNNNNNNNNNNNNNNNNNNNNNNNNNNNNNNNNNNNNNNNNNNNNNNNNNNNNNNNNNNNNNNNNNNNNNNNNNNNNNNNNNNNNNNNNNNNNNNNNNNNNNNNNNNNNNNNNNNNNNNNNNNNNNNNNNNNNNNNNNNNNNNNNNNNNNNNNNNNNNNNNNNNNNNNNNNNNNNNNNNNNNNNNNNNNNNNNNNNNNNNNNNNNNNNNNNNNNNNNNNNNNNNNNNNNNNNNNNNNNNNNNNNNGTCTAGTCTGGTAGGatcgggctaatggaccagagtctagtGTGGTAGGGCCGGGCTAGTGTACCAGAGTTTGGTacgaccgggctaatggaccagattttggtaggaccaggcaactagtccagaatctggtaggaccgggctaatggaccagagtctagtctggtaggaccaggctactggACCAgaatctggtaggaccgggctattggaccagagtctggtaggaccgggctagtgtaccagagtctggtaggacaagGCTACTGGACCAGAATCTGggaggaccaggctaatggagtTGTTGTCCCACAGGTGGTGGACATCATGCGTGTGAACGTGGACAAGGTCCTGGAGCGGGACCAGAAGCTGTCGGAGCTGGACGACCGGGCCGACGCCCTGCAGGCCGGAGCCTCGCAGTTCGAGAGCAGCGCCGCCAAACTCAAGAACAAGTACTGGTGGAAAAACTGCAAGGTGCGTGTTCGACTCCCATCATGCATCAGTGCTTCAAAAAGACTACTCCATCCCTCAGAGTATTATATGGCTCCCATCATGCATCAGTGCTTCAAAAAGACTTCTCCATCCCTCAGAGTATTATATGACTCCCATCATGCATCAGTACTTCAAAAAGACTACTCCATCCCTCAGAGTATGTGCAATACATGTAATATATTTCAggtattttctatttatttaaacacatttcagtTAAAGTCCCATAAGTTTCCATCGGCTCCCCAAACTAATCAGGATCTCAGCATCAGTTCGTCCAGCGCTCCGTCTCTGACGGACACACGGCGCAGTTTCCAGATCATCCAATCACAACGCGGCGTTCTGAGAGTCGGATTAAAGGAGAATGTGACTCACACGACCAGGAAGTCAGGGACAGAAATCCAAATCTGGATAACGGGGACAGTCTGGGATTAAAAAGCCATCTGGGATTTGTGATGTAACTCCAcccacccccaacacacacacacacacacacacacacacacacacacacacacacacacNNNNNNNNNNNNNNNNNNNNNNNNNTATTATATGGCTCCCATCATGCATCAGTGCTTAAAAAGACTTCTCCATCCTCAGCATGATATGACTAACATCATGCATCAGTACTTCAAAAAGCTCTCCATCCCTCAGAGTATGTGGCATACATGTACTATATTCagtattttcttattatttaaaacacatttcagttAAAGTCCCATAAGTTTCCATCTGGCTACCAAACTAAATCAGGATCCAGCAT
Above is a window of Etheostoma spectabile isolate EspeVRDwgs_2016 chromosome 14, UIUC_Espe_1.0, whole genome shotgun sequence DNA encoding:
- the vamp1a gene encoding vesicle-associated membrane protein 2, with amino-acid sequence MSTPDAASSPGGPVGEGGPPAPAPNLTSNRRLQQTQAQVDEVVDIMRVNVDKVLERDQKLSELDDRADALQAGASQFESSAAKLKNKYWWKNCKMMIIMAVIGVICCGVIFLYFFY